One segment of Drosophila mauritiana strain mau12 chromosome 3R, ASM438214v1, whole genome shotgun sequence DNA contains the following:
- the LOC117144123 gene encoding ubiquitin-conjugating enzyme E2-17 kDa has protein sequence MSTPARRRLMRDFKRLQEDPPTGVSGAPTDNNIMIWNAVIFGPHDTPFEDGTFKLTIEFTEEYPNKPPTVRFVSKVFHPNVYADGGICLDILQNRWSPTYDVSAILTSIQSLLSDPNPNSPANSTAAQLYKENRREYEKRVKACVEQSFID, from the exons ATGTCAACACCCGCACGCAGACGTCTTATGAGAGATTTTAAAAG ACTTCAAGAGGATCCACCTACGGGTGTCTCGGGTGCGCCAACagataataatattatgatATGGAATGCTGTGATTTTTGGTCCACACGACACACCCTTCGAAGACGGAACCTTTAAGTTAACCATAGAATTTACGGAAGAGTATCCAAACAAACCGCCAACGGTTCGATTCGTATCGAAAGTATTTCATCCCAATGTGTACGCAGATGGTGGAATATGCTTGGACATATTGCAGAATCGCTGGAGTCCCACGTACGATGTGTCAGCCATATTAACATCTATACAG TCACTGCTGAGCGATCCCAATCCCAACTCACCGGCTAACTCCACCGCCGCCCAGCTGTATAAAGAAAATCGGCGCGAGTACGAGAAGCGTGTGAAAGCCTGCGTCGAGCAGAGTTTCATCGATTAG